Proteins encoded by one window of Haematobia irritans isolate KBUSLIRL chromosome 2, ASM5000362v1, whole genome shotgun sequence:
- the LOC142225592 gene encoding uncharacterized protein LOC142225592 — MENPTKNVNTKQRQFEIMLNFMKEHPQLAKGYIKAPEAKQATNNLWSRLTEELNAAGPPMREVVGWKKVWADHKTHLKAKLRKNRNNFSGTGGGPAKLCSFTALEEGVIELLDMQKAVDGMSGVRKFGINNSTPPTSDDTSTATSSKDTEEIVANMLNSIINNPSETDALVSPPRCSSSRTANTTQFSLNRAPPKKQALLEKQVNGQMDYHKHSILLLEEVNSNLKSLVKYKKRQVDVEEKNYKLKKRKFEHEMKLSVENQKLKLAKLELKRDMLEIERSRYQ; from the exons at ggaaaatccaacaaaaaatgtaaacacCAAACAAAGACAGTTTGAGATAATGCTAAATTTTATGAAGGAGCATCCGCAGTTGGCTAAGGGTTACATCaaagctccggaagccaaacaaGCCACCAATAATTTATGGTCTCGATTGACAGAAGAGCTAAATGCAGCCGGTCCACCAATGCGGGAAGTGGTCGGTTGGAAAAAG GTTTGGGCAGATCACAAGACCCATCTTAAGGCCAAACTGCGAAAGAATCGAAATAATTTTTCGGGCACAGGCGGAGGACCAGCAAAATTGTGTTCGTTCACGGCGCTAGAAGAAGGTGTCATAGAGTTGCTGGATATGCAGAAGGCGGTAGACGGTATGAGTGGAGTCCGAAAATTTGGGATTAATAATAGTACCCCCCCAACCAGCGATGACACTAGTACGGCCACAAGCAGTAAGGACACCGAGGAAATCGTCGCAAATATGCTCAACTCCATCATAAATAATCCGAGTGAGACGGATGCTTTAGTGTCCCCACCGCGTTGTTCATCATCTCGTACAGCCAACacaacacaattttctttgaatCGTGCTCCTCCAAAAAAACAGGCATTGCTAGAAAAGCAGGTGAATGGACAAATGGACTACCACAAGCACTCCATATTACTTCTAGAAGAAGTAAATAGTAATTTAAAGTCTTtagttaaatacaaaaaaaggcAAGTGGacgtagaagaaaaaaattataaacttaaaaaaagaaaattcgagCACGAAATGAAATTGAGTGTGGAAAACCAAAAACTAAAACTAGCAAAGCTCGAATTAAAGAGAGATATGCTAGAAATTGAAAGAAGCCGCTATCAATAA